The window TGATGTGCGAACTTATTAAACAATATGTTGATAATAGCATCTCCAAAGTGAGCCACGAGCAGTGGTTCACTCACCGCTCTGATGTAATTGGCTTCATTTTTCCCTGATTTACTTCTCTTTGTCTCGTCTTGGTTACAGTGACCAAGATCATATCCATGTGTCTCCAAGTCTTTGAtttcaaaggaaccttctttcTCTACCATCTCCTTCACTTCTTTTTCGTTCGGGTCATAAAATGGTATGTAGAAAGAATTAACCTTCGATGCACTCACAAGACcctatatataaaagaatatgaTGACAAAATTGTTAGATCGTCACATTGAGAGTATGGAAAAACCAACACTAGTATATGATGATGTACAAAGACCATTCCATACAttatcaattggttttgagtttgaaCTCATAATTATTCTTCACAAATTAATGTAAAACTACGTTTGTAAATATTCATTATGTAGACGACAAAATGTTTTGATTTAGATGAATACCTCGACGACAAGGTCAGAGAGAGCTTTGGATAATAATGTCCAAAAGTGACAACAATCTCTATGCAGTGGATTATCAATAGTACTTCTACCGATGAAAGTAAGAACCATGCATCCATTGGAAACCATTTCTTCAGCACGCAGTTTCAGAAATGTCATGAAATCTCTTTGGAATTGATTTAAATAAGCTTTGTATGTACTTAGGGGACTTGAATTTTTGATGTACACACTCATCTTATTTTCCTCAAGCCCTTCAAGAACCTTACAAACAAATATTTCCAACATTACATCAATTTCAAagtatcaaattaataaatttctatatacaaaatgttataaattaatgAAGTCTCAACACTTATCATACCTTAGAGAGCCAATGGAGACCATAAGAGGAATGCACGAAATGAAGACTCCTCCGAGGGAAGAGCCTCGAGTAGAATGAACCGGGGACTCCAGAGACAAAGTATAATTCTTTGCTCGTGGTGTTCTTTTCGTTGAAGAATTGTATGAATTTGAACGTTGTGTTAAAATCGTTATTAGGGAGATCATTTAGACAACAATCTATTTCTGGTGGGTCTTGGTTCCTCTCTTGACATAATACATTGATTGTATTGATAATTTCAGACATTGCCAAGAAAGTGTTTTGTCCCGAAGAACAACCTAAATCAGCTACTTTAAtgtatctaggaaagtttaagTTTATCATCAGCTCCTTTGTGTTCTTAATTAAAACTGGCTTAGCCTTTGATAACACTcttctctgaaaaaaaaatcaaattaagaacttGTTAGTTATTATTGAAATCACCATTATGTATCCAGATTGATTATTGGCCtatataattaagtaattatgtttatgtatCCCGTTTATGGTGTAATTCTACACTCCTCCTTCTCCTAATTTCTGCATGGATATGTgttgtataagaaaaaaaaaaaaagaactatgcagaagttattaataaaaaaccTGAAGAAGAGAATTTGTGGAGTAACTGTTGTCTCCATCTCCTCCACTCATACAAAGAGGACTCGCAAAAGAGTTTTGAATAATTACATCTCCGTTATTcctctcattttcattttcgCTCTTATCATTACATCTGCaacacatatataaacaaatacgTAAACAATCATACATATACGCATATATCTTTATCAAATATTCACATATACAAATCATATGATGATATATGAATTGGTGAGAAGAACCTTAAGAAAGATGTGGAATGGATGAATCTTGAATCCATATCTCGCAACCAGctattatcaaaataatgtatGGTGTTTAAGGAGGCTACCTCTCTCATTCACTTTATTTATAGAAGGTGGGGACATATATGTCTTAAACGTGAATCACGCCGAGTTGTTGCGATACGAAAATTCCACATTTCGGTCTTTACCCATTCTGAAGGCAATCATAAATGATACTAGAgagattaatataatttatcaaagaagcaaaaaaaaaaaaaaaagaagtagaggGTAATTAATTGTTTCTCTATAAGAGTAGTGTTCTTTTCTTTCGATGAGAATTTCGTGATGCTTTGTAAGCTCATATCGCACACTCTCTATTCATAGATAAGAGAATCAGAAGACAATGCAAATTGACATTGGTTGTAAAGTAGAATAATAATAGTGATCAAGATCATGAAGAATAAGTACGAGACCCCATAATATTCTCAAATAGACATGATATtttcgataaaataaaataaaaagaagcaaaagttGTAGTATACATGTGTTTGTAAAAGGGCTCGAGACTTATCTATTAATATGCAAATGCATATAGTATGATTACTGAAGCTGAGGAAAATATCATGTGTTTTCTTAacatgtgtttgtgttttcttcaCTAGTGTTCTTTACTTTCCGTGGCAACATAGTCCTCTCTgtatatttaatgttttgttgtAAATTGCACGTTTAGGTTTTAAGGATACAAATCTCTTAAGATATACCTGCTCTGCTACGATAGGTTTCGTGCAGATTTCCTGACATATTGGATGTCTGAATTGACTTTAAACGCTGAGTTGTTGCAATACAATAATTTCAAATCTAAATTTGAGCTTATATATTGGCGTACACAATCTGACAATCTTTATATAgagtttatttataaattaggTTAAAAGAAATAAGACAATTTCTCCCATGTTCTTGAGAGAATATTATGGGACAGAGCATATGCTTACCTGTTTCCTTTAAGGGAAAGTTTCAACCATTCCGCGATTCAACAAACACCGTCGTTGTTCTTGCCGGTACAGTGAAGCTGCCGGAAAACGCCTCATAAACTGATTTCTTGACTGTTTCATCGCCTGACATCACCTGTGTGAGTCACTCAGTGTTAAATCATCGCTTACAGAGCttaaaacttttctaaaaacaacaacaaactgaAAGGTACAAGCttatgattcttttgatgaTTCACCTGTACCGGGTGTAATTCGAGATTCCTGTCTTTTAGAGCGGGACTGAGAAATGAGAACTCAGATGGGCGTGCATTGAAGATTACCACAATGAGTGAGTAGCTGTAGTAGTAACAGCACCATTACTGAACAATGTGTAGTTGTATACACTTTATGAAGGTTTGAAAGATTTTCcgagttgttgtttttttggcttACACTGGATCGATCTGAGATACACTCGGGAGGATGCTCTTATGACCATCTTCAATGCTCATGACAATGGCACCAGGGATTGATGAGGGGCCTGTATTATGAAATCGCACTCGCTcctgaaaaagaaacagaggtaTCAGTcgacaagattttgagatctcTTACTTCATTTGTGATTTTGTAGAGATTGTGAATTAGTTAATACAATCACCGCTAAGTTACTTAGAACCTGCATGAGCTTTCTGGTAGTATTTTACGGCATTGCAAAAGAAGGATACTACatgaaaaaaattcataaaaggGCAGAGAACCCAGTGGAAGAGAATTATTTAACAGTAGTCATCCTTACCTGGATAGCCTTCGCTGTATCTAAACGAAAGAGTGGTGAAGAGTATCTGATGCGTAACAAATCTAAGAAATTGTGCAGCGTGGCAACTATGTGACTGCTTTGAGGCTTGAAGGATGGATCTTGTAGCCTCGGTTTGATCCTACAGACAGAGTCAGCAAGAGCTGACTAGTTTCAGAAACATGCAATGGGTGTATGGTTCCACTAGTAATCGGATTTATTGAAGGCGATTCGATCAGTACTTACAGTGGCCAATTGTGTTCGTTTTTCCCTTTTGGAGGAAGCCCAACACCCCAATTGTTGGAACTGTAGCTGAAGTCTAGCCTAACTTGTTGCCGTTCATGTCAATCAGTAGGTTAATCTATAATCAGAggaaaaatgtttattacaagAGAGAAAAGGCAAACCTATTGAACCAATCATCGGAGTTGTAAGAATCACGATCAAGTGATTTCGAGCGTAGAATCTCGTCCCCAGCATGGAAGAATGGAATACCCTTCACATGCagaataaacattataaatttttatttttaaggtaATGAGTCAAACAAGATATCTACTCGGTGTAATAGATTCAATACTAATGCCCTGATTGCCCTAGTCTGCAGTCTCTTAGTCTACGAGTGATCTATCTCTAAGTCTAACTAAAGTTAGGAGACAGTAGAGAACCTGAGAGAGGGCAATCATACTTGACGCCAAATGATTGATTCGACACCTTTCATCAACAAATATTTCCATCGGAGTCTGCAAGAGCAAAGCAGAAATAAGTCTACACACAACCTCAAGTAAGAATATGATGCAAATAAATAGACAGAGGGATACACGTTTGTTAATCAGAAGTGAATTTTAATCAAGCAGAAAAAATCATTAAGCTGAAGAATTGAAATTTTGGATGTCTCCATAAACGATAagacaaaatattgttttattaccTTCAAACTGATAATGTCAAAGAGAGTTTCATTGTCATGGGCAGAGACGTAGTTAATCTGAAAACACAGCAAAAATGCCGGTATGAGCATCACAGATATATTGGGGGGGcttaattcaataaaatgaTGAAATTAGTAGAAATGATGTTGCGTACAGTTTCTGTTGGCTGTGAAGCATATGCAACAGGTGTAGCATCATGCATTAAAACCTCTGATCCATTCACCTACATAACGAGAGCGATAGATCATAAAAGCTAAGGACAAAATCCTTTGTGAATGGTTACACAATAAAGTGTCTCTACTTGCATACCTCCTTTCCTTCGTGATTGGTCAGCATATAATCCTTCAGATTTGCTGCCATACCAATCTAGTCCATGATGaaagtataataaatatattaggaaaatgCTTTCTAAAAGTTAGTGTTACAGTATAGACACCTCTGTGGCATATCAACTCGTAAGTAGAACATAGAAAGATAGGAGAAAAAGCATTGGGAACAACTGTGAAGCGAGTTTGAGAGCAAGGTTGGGTTTGGGTATCCATAAGCCTTGATCACAGATACATGAATACCATATTCCATATGATATCTAACGATGATAAATTACCTGTATGTGATCTTTCGCGGTAGAAAGCATCAGTTCCTGGGTAGCTTCTGAACCATGGTCATGACCGTTAGGCTGTCCAGAACAGGGAGATTAAAAGTGAAGACAAGAAATGTACATATTTCTAAGATATATTACTTGAAATATTAGTTTAGCATTGGCAATAAGGGGTCTCtcagattgaaaaaaaacaaaaaaaacacttaaatgGGCAATACAGCCTGTAATTCGAATTATGTGATGTCTATTCCAGACAACGCTACAAACATGTACCGTTGGTAAATTCATGGAAAAATATGTCATGTGATGATGTggtatacatattattattatttttaaactttgGTTAGAGCTAAAACAGTATAGTGATTCAATATCTTGATTGGTAACtgcacaaaataaaaaccaacataCCTCTAACAATAAACCTGTAATAAATCCTTGTTGAAGAGGATGACCAAATGGAGATCCCCCAAGAATTGCATCTCGTATACGGTCGTTAAAACTGAATACAggttataacaaaataaatcagGGAAATGTGGAACAATTGTTGAAGAAAGTAACAAGATTTCCAATTTCTTAACTAAAAGAGGAAAAAGGGACGAAAATCTCTTTTTTCCAATGAACTTTCAAACCTTCCAATTCCAGTCCCGCATAAGTTGAACTGTGAAGCATTTATTCCACGTCCATTGTTAGCAACTTCACCAAAGTTCCATCCTTCGCCATATCTGATAACAACACAAGAAGTAATATGGCTAAAATTATTTCACAAGAAGTAAAAAGATAAGTAATGTTGGAAAACTTGCATGTAAGCTCGATTAATAGCCAAGACTTACAAGTAAATTCTTGAACCATCAACTCcatctttttcctttctcaaGCTACCAATTGCAGATTTTGCGTTTACCTATGGAACACAGATATTGCATTTGTAATATTACACAAAAACCTAATGAAACAACATACTAACTTCTAAAGAAAGCAGTAAAGATAACTATCAattatacaaacaaaacatgcgAGTAACAAAGTTGCTTACCATTGTAGCTTTCATTATATGACCCATAAGATCAAAACGAAAACCATCAACCTGACAGAATCAATACATGATCAGCCAGCCTGAATATACGAGGACAAAAAATACTTTTCAATAATGGAGAATACAATAAACCTAGTCATGGTCAGTAGATCAAAGGTTGAAAGATACATGGGAAAagctaatatttattttctgtgGGATGGGAAAGAAGTACCAAATGGAAATAATCAGAATAAATGACAAGCATGTACCTTATAATTAACGACCCAATTTAATAGATCATCCCGTATTAGACGATCAACCATATAATGCTCGCTGGCAGTGTTGTTTACACATGTACTGTTTTCAATAAAACCATCATTGTTCCTTCTCAAATAGTAACCTGGAACTATCTAAGAAAATACAGTTTTTCCGTAGAAGAAAGATTGAGCAGTCAGGCAAGACAGTTAGTTATCATACTGAATAAAACATCAGTTAGCTACATACCTTATCAAGAACAGAGTCTTTGTCGTGTGGCCCATTTGCATGCAAGTGGTTGTAAACAACGTCTAAGATGACATTAAGACCAGTACAATTAAGAGCCTGCCAAAATAAGCTACATAAAGAGCCAACATAAAAATAGCATGAGGGTTTACCATGCAATCATCAACACCTTATATGAATCACTACAAAATTCTACCTTCAATGAGCTTACTAGTATCGCAAATCACAAAGGACAAGTATACACTATCCAATTTACAATATCCAAACATGGGTAGATGCAAACCTGAACCATTTTTCTAAATTCAATTATGCGGTAAGGACCAGTCGGATCACTAGCATAGCTTCCTTTCGGGACTCCCCAGAGCACAGGATTATACCTTCACAAAACAGGAAACTTGTGAAGGTGATGCTTCATAAGGATGAAGTATCTTGTGTATAACAAATTACCCCCAGTTATAGCCATTATCATTCTGGATTTCTGTAATACGAGCTTGTGCCTCAGTTGAATCAGGTGGTAATCCATCCAGCAAACTGGTGTCTACAACAAAGAATtgtcaaaattataatacaataaaaatccAGATACAAAATACCAGACAGAAACAGGGTAGacgattttgttacttttgCTTATAGATTCTATTGGTCTGAAGATTTAAGGTCCGGCTTTGAGCTCTAACTTGAGTTCAATTAAAAAAAGCCCCaaatttaaagataaaatgGCATCCCAAACATGAATCGTGCACATTCTGTTAAGTGTGTGATTGAGACATCAAATATACCCTACCTACAGACTTCCAATTCTCcttctcatcatcaacatcaccaaACTGATGTGTTGGAAGAAGATGTAGATGGGTAAGACCTGCATCAACTAATTTCTGAAGATGTCTCCCACCTGCAGAATCCTGCCAATAGATCTAATGAGATATGACAGAAAACACGACGAATCCGAGTATCTTTGTGGAGAAGCAATGCGACAGAAATAATAGATGTACAACTACTATTTGGGGTCATCACTAAAACATGTGGATCTAGACATCCTATATCGACTAAAATGATAAAGTTATGCACATGGACAATGATATTTGCACCTTTAAAGTGAAAGCTAAATATCCACCACGATTTTCAGGCTCGACAGTCTCATCATAGGCACTAAAATAGCAGGTAAAAAAGTTAGACAAacgagaagaaaccaaaaatctaTACGAGCATTGTAAACGACTCCATTAAGTATCCTTTTCGTTTGTCTGTTATAAGAAGTTGTTCTTTCTTGGTTGCGggaagagaggaaaaaagacGAAAGAAGATAATGGGTAAGAGAGAGTGTGTGTAGTTATTCCGACGAGAACTACTAGACAAGTTTTATCCCATAGAGCCTAGTTACCTGAAGTCCCTCACATGCAGCTCATAAATACTTATATCTGAGTAGGATTTTGGGCATGGCTTCTCATCTGCTAAGTTCTCCCATCCTTCAGGTTTTAGATCATCAGAATCAAGATTAACCAGAAAAGTTTTGCTCCCATCTGCTGAAAGCCTGCTtgagaaaatacaaataacACATGactcattttcaaaaaaaattgtatgggGGACATACTTTCAAGCCAGTTGattatttgaaaaatacaaTTACCCCCGTGCATAAGGATCATTAGCATAGCAAGTCTCCACTTTCATGGTGCTTGGATGGTAGACTGATACTTTATACATATAATAGCATCCTTCCCAACTACAAGCCCCTTCAGTGCTCCACACACCGTTTGCCTCTTTGAGTGGGCAGATTTCCATCGGACTCTTGTAAAGTGGGTTTTTATAGATGCAAACAGATACTGCCTACTTCAAATGAGCACACAGAGAGTTAAATATGTTTAACGCAGGTATAAAAGGCAACAGCATAAACCATTTCCAACATGGGAATCATACTTGAGCAGTGGGAGCCCAGAGGTGAAGAGATACACCTTCTGGTGTAAAATGTGCACCAAGGGGACCATCATATGAGAACAATTCATCCAGGACGCCAGGCAATTGCAACCCAGTTCCCTGAATCAGCCGTCCTTTCGCTACAGAAAATTAAACAACCACTAAATAAGTTAAGTCTCCGTAGTTTCTTTGCATTGTCAATGAGTGATcctaaacaagaaaaagaaacaaataaatcaaacgaAATGGTATAGaaaactctaaccatcaaagCAAACAACAGCTAACTGGCTTTTGACAAGATCCCTGACATCCAAATCTGAAGGAACTTTGAACGATTTGTAATCCCTAATATGTGGAAACTTCTCAATCACCTGAAATTAAGCCTTCCACTTTGagaatattttaagaaaattccTAACAAATCATATACTTTTACGAAGCAAACACATAGGAGAGAGTGCACAACTTACGTTTGCAGGAAGTGAACTGGATTCAGCTTCAAGCTTGATTCTTAAATCATAACCTGAAAGCCAAtgaacctaattaaaacaaaaacaaaacaaaatcacagaGACACTGgtaaaaaagagtaaagagatAAGATTAAGGGCACCATCGATTCCATCTTCACTGAATGATAAACCAGCAATTTTGCTCGCATACAAGTAACACGATTCTTCACCAGCAACAACATCCACATTCCAAGCGATTACGCCTTGGGTAACCCAATGCGCTCTTGAATAGATCAAACAGTGAAGAAACTGATCACAATTTCAACACAAAATCGtcaacaaaaaaagcaaaatcagTAACATTCTCCTTCTCAGATAACAAAATCAAGAGGCGTGAACCTGATAATTCGGAGTGGAGACTTCAATAGACATGGAAGATGAAGCGGAAGACGAGGAACAGAGGCAGTAATGCGAAGTTCTCGAAGGAAGTCTGTGACGGGAGATAGAGATTGAAGAAAAAGCCCGACGACGACGCCGCCACCGAGGTCGAAGATTAGAATCAGATGCGAAGATATGAGGAGGCGCGACGGAGGTGGAGTTGAGAAGATGAACGGAACTTGATGGTATCAGTGTCAGTGCCATTCTTCTCCGACTGAGAGTGATGGTTTCAGATTGTTCTTCTTCGAAGGCCAATAGTTTCAGATTTAAACGAAAGTATTATTTTACCCCTTCAATTTTATGTAAATTACATTCGCAGATCTATTGGCCTTCTTCGAATGGTCCACTCCACTCCACGCGAGACATATAGTGAGGCCCAAACATTAAGAGACAAAAAAGAGGTTACGTTAATATTGATATAGCTTGGATAAAGTATGAAAATGACAGTACGAGTGGTTTAGTAGCCGACTTAATTTGGCTTTTTATATATCTTCACTTAGGTTGGTTGGTCAGCAAAACACCTAAGACCATTTTTATAGGAGGAACACCAAGGGTGTTCTAAGcccaaataaattagaaaaataatgaataatgggtttagaacaatttttttgatcttgaatgagaactgatttaagctCAGTTTTCGTTGGTCGTGGCTTTACGTGATTGGCCGAGATTTTTTgcaatgaaagaaaatatttcatttatctCGTTATTCACTGTGtatttctttagattttgtttgaatCATTCTCCCTGTGGAATTTTTTGGTGGTTTTGATTGATGGCTTTGTTTGTGGTTTTGTAAATTAACAATAATCTCATTGGTCTGAAAGCATGATTGTCTGTAGCATTTGTTGTGTTTCCTCTTTCCTGAAACTTATGACTGAAACTGATATTgattttttggttgtttctcCCTGATGCAGAAGAAAGATAACACCAGTCCTGTTGATTCAAAGCTCACGGTATGTTGCTGTGTCTTGCATTCTATCTTATATGATAAAGCGAGGTAAATTGGACACTCAAGTTAAAGTCTACCGTAAGGTAAATTCCATTTCTATTCTTGTTTCTACATTTTGTGGTTTCTCTCTGTCAAGCAAATATATAATCTTTGCTCCCAAAGAGAATTGCTTTCCTTAGTCAGGATCAGTTTAAGGCGATAGAAAAGCTCTCCTCTTGAAACTGTTTTAAACTCTTCATTGGTGCTTTACAGGAGCTCTCTGGGCTAAAGAAGACTCTGAATCTTGAAGTTGAGCAGCTCCGTGAGGTATGTAATGTATTTTGAGCCAGCATGCACATTGATATATTACCAGTTTCTGTATCTTGATACATGTTTGATTTCGTGTCATTTCCATACAACTAGGAATTCAAAGATCTGAAAACCACCTTAAATCAACAACAAGATGACGTTTCTGCTAGCCTGAAAATTTTGGTCTCATgacactctcttcttccttattgtTGTCAATAGATTGGAAAATTTTAGTATTgatacaatgtttttttgtttcataaaaatttggtattgtattttgaattctagtaaaagttttataagtttgcaatttaaatgttattttataatttattataattataatatgtttaaaaatattatattattaaattttatgattttaaatatgttctcccaataactaatttctcaacaaaagatctaaactaatgattttacattattttgataatatttttactaagaACACCAAAAGTGTTCCCTAAGCGAAAGAACTCTCTAGAATATTCTTAACTGATAAGTTTTAAGAAGGCGGCATTTTACTAGTACAGTAGCACTACTAGAAAGAATGAGAGAACAAGTCTTCTCAGCCGACTTGTACAAACACGTGTACCAAGTCAAACCAAAACTTAGATACTTTGATTTCATCTTTAGTCCACACACAAACATATAACTTAGATAATATCAAAGTGATTATCGACTTGTTCACTCCTCTTTAACACTTTCTCACCGCTTGACACGCAACTTCCTCTCTTCAGactcctctatatatatacacgcacACTTTCGTTTCTTGATTCTTAATAACCAAATCTTTCatatataatactaataatagtcttatcaaaaacaaaaacaaaaatcaagataATGGCGCTTGAAGCTCTTACTTCTCCAAGATTAGCCTCTCCGATGCCGACTCTGTTTCAAGATTCAGGAGTAGGGTTTCATGGGAGTAAAGGCAAGCGATCTAAGCGATCTAAGCGATCAAGATCTGAATTCGACCGTCACAGTCTCACGGAGGATGAGTATATCGCTTTATGTCTCATGCTTCTTGCTCGAGACGGAGATCGAACCCATCATGACGTTAACCTTACTTCTTCACCGGCTCTGCTTCCTCCTACTCCGATCTACAAGTGTGGCGTCTGTGACAAGGCGTTTTCCTCCTACCAGGCCCTTGGTGGACACAAGGCAAGTCACCGGAAAAACTTTTCGGTGACTCAATCAGCCGGAGGAGATGAGCTACCGACGTCGTCGGCCATAACTACTACATCTGGTAGCTCAGGCGGCGGCGGGGGAGGACGAAGTGTTGAGAAGTCGCACGTTTGCTCCATCTGTCATAAATCGTTCGCCACCGGTCAAGCTCTCGGCGGTCACAAACGTTGCCACTACGAAGGAAAGACCGGAGGTGGCGGCGGAGGGAGCAGTAGCGTGTCGAATTCGGAAGGTGTGGGTTCTACGAGCCACGTCAGCAGCAGCCACCGTGGGTTTGACCTCAACATCCCGCTGATACCGGAATTCTCGATGGTCAGCGTAGAAAACGAGGTGATGAGTCCCATGCCGGCGAAGAAACTCAAACATAGCTCTTCTAAGGGGGATAACTTGATATAGGGAATTCGTTATTTACTGTACAttccaaattttgattttgattaatatCTTTCTCTTCATTGATAAAATGATTATTCTTTCTTGTATAATAgtattttgctttttcttttatttaacttGAAGCTGTAAGGACATCATTAACgagaaaactttttttgtgtttttaaattaaatatatagtgaaaataatattagatcagttgttaagatcataagtaaaaaaaatggaagaactAATTATAGTATTCttaaaataaagatatagtgaaataatattcataaacattttacaaattataaaaacttataaaataacatttaaattgcttacttatataaaagcaattgtatacttataaattaatataatattcttaaacatattacaattataaaaacttataaattaacatttaaattgcatacttatataaaagcaattatatacttataaattaatataatattcttaaacatattacaattataaaaacttataaattaacatttaaattgcatacttatttaaattgcatacttatataaatgaaatattttctttttttccaaaaaatctcgtcCATTCACATGAAGCCACGTCAAAGAAGAACTGGGCTTAAATCAGTTCTAcataaagaactaaaaaaaatgttctaagccactattcattatttttctaattttttgggGCTTAGAACACCAAAGGTattctcccattaatgatggcCTAAGGCACTCATGGTTTTGAGTCTcaaaccaaaaatatcaaacataatattatttcctttatatagatatataatatgaaataaaataaaaaaagaaacgagaACAATCTTACATGTTTGTGGTAGATATATAGTATTGACATCAAACCAAGAATGttaaacacaaaattaacaAGTCGTGGGTTTAATTTGTCGCCAGCAACTGGCGATGATTAATCATTTTTTACCAATCAGTTTTTACCTCCCAGGGATAGAGAAATTCAGGAGTCGCATGGTTTAACGAGAAGTACAGTCCTTTATCCGCGGCGTACCATGTAGCATTTGCCTTATTATGTATTGAATCGTTCATACTTGCCTTGTAAGCTGTAAACGAGCAATGAAGCGTGCCCTAATATCCATGACCATGTTCTAGATCGCACTTAATTTTTGTCGTACGGAGAAAATTAGCATCGTTGAAACGCCAATATT is drawn from Camelina sativa cultivar DH55 chromosome 8, Cs, whole genome shotgun sequence and contains these coding sequences:
- the LOC104708682 gene encoding salicylate/benzoate carboxyl methyltransferase-like isoform X1 gives rise to the protein MREVASLNTIHYFDNSWLRDMDSRFIHSTSFLRCNDKSENENERNNGDVIIQNSFASPLCMSGGDGDNSYSTNSLLQRRVLSKAKPVLIKNTKELMINLNFPRYIKVADLGCSSGQNTFLAMSEIINTINVLCQERNQDPPEIDCCLNDLPNNDFNTTFKFIQFFNEKNTTSKELYFVSGVPGSFYSRLFPRRSLHFVHSSYGLHWLSKVLEGLEENKMSVYIKNSSPLSTYKAYLNQFQRDFMTFLKLRAEEMVSNGCMVLTFIGRSTIDNPLHRDCCHFWTLLSKALSDLVVEGLVSASKVNSFYIPFYDPNEKEVKEMVEKEGSFEIKDLETHGYDLGHCNQDETKRSKSGKNEANYIRAVSEPLLVAHFGDAIINILFNKFAHHVSQHASCKNKTTVSIVVSLTRKKTFLMS
- the LOC104708682 gene encoding salicylate/benzoate carboxyl methyltransferase-like isoform X2, translated to MSPPSINKVNERCNDKSENENERNNGDVIIQNSFASPLCMSGGDGDNSYSTNSLLQRRVLSKAKPVLIKNTKELMINLNFPRYIKVADLGCSSGQNTFLAMSEIINTINVLCQERNQDPPEIDCCLNDLPNNDFNTTFKFIQFFNEKNTTSKELYFVSGVPGSFYSRLFPRRSLHFVHSSYGLHWLSKVLEGLEENKMSVYIKNSSPLSTYKAYLNQFQRDFMTFLKLRAEEMVSNGCMVLTFIGRSTIDNPLHRDCCHFWTLLSKALSDLVVEGLVSASKVNSFYIPFYDPNEKEVKEMVEKEGSFEIKDLETHGYDLGHCNQDETKRSKSGKNEANYIRAVSEPLLVAHFGDAIINILFNKFAHHVSQHASCKNKTTVSIVVSLTRKKTFLMS
- the LOC104708683 gene encoding pullulanase 1, chloroplastic-like; this encodes MALTLIPSSSVHLLNSTSVAPPHIFASDSNLRPRWRRRRRAFSSISISRHRLPSRTSHYCLCSSSSASSSMSIEVSTPNYQFLHCLIYSRAHWVTQGVIAWNVDVVAGEESCYLYASKIAGLSFSEDGIDGYDLRIKLEAESSSLPANVIEKFPHIRDYKSFKVPSDLDVRDLVKSQLAVVCFDAKGRLIQGTGLQLPGVLDELFSYDGPLGAHFTPEGVSLHLWAPTAQAVSVCIYKNPLYKSPMEICPLKEANGVWSTEGACSWEGCYYMYKVSVYHPSTMKVETCYANDPYARGLSADGSKTFLVNLDSDDLKPEGWENLADEKPCPKSYSDISIYELHVRDFSAYDETVEPENRGGYLAFTLKDSAGGRHLQKLVDAGLTHLHLLPTHQFGDVDDEKENWKSVDTSLLDGLPPDSTEAQARITEIQNDNGYNWGYNPVLWGVPKGSYASDPTGPYRIIEFRKMVQALNCTGLNVILDVVYNHLHANGPHDKDSVLDKIVPGYYLRRNNDGFIENSTCVNNTASEHYMVDRLIRDDLLNWVVNYKVDGFRFDLMGHIMKATMVNAKSAIGSLRKEKDGVDGSRIYLYGEGWNFGEVANNGRGINASQFNLCGTGIGSFNDRIRDAILGGSPFGHPLQQGFITGLLLEPNGHDHGSEATQELMLSTAKDHIQIGMAANLKDYMLTNHEGKEVNGSEVLMHDATPVAYASQPTETINYVSAHDNETLFDIISLKTPMEIFVDERCRINHLASSMIALSQGIPFFHAGDEILRSKSLDRDSYNSDDWFNRLDFSYSSNNWGVGLPPKGKNEHNWPLIKPRLQDPSFKPQSSHIVATLHNFLDLLRIRYSSPLFRLDTAKAIQERVRFHNTGPSSIPGAIVMSIEDGHKSILPSVSQIDPVYSLIVVIFNARPSEFSFLSPALKDRNLELHPVQVMSGDETVKKSVYEAFSGSFTVPARTTTVFVESRNG
- the LOC104708685 gene encoding zinc finger protein ZAT6-like codes for the protein MALEALTSPRLASPMPTLFQDSGVGFHGSKGKRSKRSKRSRSEFDRHSLTEDEYIALCLMLLARDGDRTHHDVNLTSSPALLPPTPIYKCGVCDKAFSSYQALGGHKASHRKNFSVTQSAGGDELPTSSAITTTSGSSGGGGGGRSVEKSHVCSICHKSFATGQALGGHKRCHYEGKTGGGGGGSSSVSNSEGVGSTSHVSSSHRGFDLNIPLIPEFSMVSVENEVMSPMPAKKLKHSSSKGDNLI